Proteins from a single region of Methanotorris igneus Kol 5:
- a CDS encoding elongation factor 1-beta: MAKVLAKIKVMPTSPEVNKEELKEKVKETIEKTDAVCRGVSDEPLAFGLYAVYVVVEMEEKEGGTEPIEEALRNLENVESVEVVEVSLA; the protein is encoded by the coding sequence ATGGCAAAAGTTCTTGCTAAGATAAAAGTTATGCCAACAAGTCCAGAAGTAAACAAAGAGGAATTAAAAGAGAAGGTTAAAGAGACAATTGAGAAAACAGATGCAGTTTGCAGAGGAGTTTCAGATGAACCATTGGCATTTGGTTTGTATGCAGTTTATGTTGTTGTAGAGATGGAAGAAAAAGAAGGAGGAACAGAGCCAATTGAAGAAGCATTGAGAAACTTAGAAAATGTTGAAAGTGTAGAGGTTGTTGAAGTATCACTTGCATAA
- a CDS encoding 30S ribosomal protein S4e, which yields MANKGPRRHLKRLAAPANWQIPRKVHKFVVRPLPGPHAMNESLPLLLIVRDILKYADNAREAKKIIKMGKILVDGRKRKEHKFPVGLMDVVSIPDTNEHFRALFDEKGRIVLRPTENPDVKLCRIRNKTVVKGGHIQLNLHDGRNHLIRVSDPTKAEEDVYKTGDVILMGIPEQEIKAHIPFEVGKLAYITGGKHIGEFAKIVDIEKRILYPDIITLENADGEKFKTIKDYVFVVGDEEPIIKL from the coding sequence ATGGCAAATAAAGGACCAAGAAGACACTTGAAAAGACTGGCAGCTCCAGCAAATTGGCAGATTCCAAGAAAAGTTCATAAGTTTGTTGTAAGGCCATTACCAGGACCACACGCAATGAATGAGTCATTACCATTGTTGTTGATTGTTAGAGATATCTTAAAATATGCTGATAATGCAAGAGAAGCTAAAAAGATTATTAAAATGGGTAAAATCTTAGTTGATGGAAGAAAAAGAAAGGAACACAAGTTCCCTGTTGGTTTAATGGATGTTGTATCAATTCCAGATACAAATGAACACTTCAGAGCATTATTTGATGAAAAAGGTAGAATTGTTTTAAGACCTACTGAAAACCCGGATGTTAAATTGTGTAGAATTAGAAACAAGACTGTTGTTAAAGGAGGGCACATTCAACTCAATTTACACGATGGAAGAAACCACCTCATAAGAGTTTCAGATCCAACAAAAGCTGAGGAAGATGTTTACAAAACAGGGGACGTTATTTTAATGGGAATACCTGAACAAGAAATTAAAGCACACATTCCATTTGAAGTTGGTAAATTGGCATACATTACAGGAGGAAAACACATTGGAGAATTTGCAAAAATTGTTGACATTGAAAAGAGAATTCTCTACCCAGATATAATAACATTAGAAAACGCTGATGGAGAGAAATTTAAAACAATCAAGGACTACGTATTCGTTGTTGGAGATGAAGAACCAATAATCAAATTATAA
- the yciH gene encoding stress response translation initiation inhibitor YciH has translation MPEICPVCGLPKDLCVCEEIAKEEQKIKVYVTKRRFGKLMTIIEGFDTDLIDIKELAKKLKDICACGGTVKDNAIELQGDHRKKVEEILVKMGFSKDMIDVR, from the coding sequence ATGCCCGAGATTTGTCCAGTATGTGGATTACCAAAAGATTTGTGTGTATGTGAAGAAATAGCAAAAGAAGAACAAAAAATAAAAGTATACGTTACAAAAAGAAGATTTGGGAAATTAATGACTATCATAGAGGGATTTGATACTGATTTAATAGATATTAAAGAATTGGCTAAAAAATTGAAAGATATCTGTGCCTGTGGAGGGACTGTAAAAGATAATGCTATTGAATTACAAGGAGACCATAGGAAAAAAGTTGAAGAGATACTTGTTAAAATGGGCTTTTCAAAGGACATGATTGATGTTAGATAA
- the rpmC gene encoding 50S ribosomal protein L29, producing MAILRASEIREMSIEEMKEKLVELKKELLKENVHKAVSGAPSNPGRVKELKRTIARILTIMNEKKRQIA from the coding sequence ATGGCAATTTTAAGAGCAAGTGAAATTAGAGAAATGAGTATAGAAGAAATGAAAGAAAAACTTGTAGAGTTGAAGAAAGAATTGTTAAAAGAAAATGTACATAAAGCTGTTAGTGGTGCTCCTTCAAACCCTGGAAGAGTTAAAGAATTAAAGAGAACAATAGCAAGAATATTAACTATAATGAATGAAAAAAAGAGACAAATAGCTTAA
- a CDS encoding zinc finger domain-containing protein has protein sequence MKYVCISCNAEITPREHATRFLCPNCGKVEIVRCEKCRKLSNPYKCPECGFEGP, from the coding sequence ATGAAATACGTATGCATATCATGCAATGCTGAGATTACCCCAAGAGAACATGCAACAAGATTCTTGTGTCCAAACTGTGGTAAAGTAGAGATAGTTAGATGTGAAAAATGCAGAAAATTAAGTAACCCATACAAGTGCCCAGAGTGTGGTTTTGAAGGACCATAA
- the mfnE gene encoding [5-(aminomethyl)furan-3-yl]methyl phosphate kinase: protein MHLIKIGGSLTYHAERLLNELKKIEKPIIIIPGGGEFANVVRKLYEKTNLNDSGAHKLATLCVDLMGLYFSEISGIETTDNLFDAKRILEKNGKIIFLPSKLILSADELPHSWDVTSDTIALYVAKFLNMEEIIVATDVDGVYDKYPGGKLLNTISAKDIRGFTSVDKHLPQLLIKYKMNCYVVNGKYPERIINLLNGKMDICTKITWF, encoded by the coding sequence AAAAATAGGTGGTAGTTTAACATATCATGCAGAAAGATTATTAAATGAATTAAAAAAAATAGAGAAACCAATAATTATTATTCCCGGCGGAGGAGAGTTTGCTAATGTTGTAAGAAAGCTCTACGAAAAAACAAACCTAAATGATAGTGGGGCACATAAGCTTGCAACGCTCTGTGTTGATTTAATGGGATTGTATTTTTCAGAGATTTCTGGCATAGAAACAACAGATAATCTTTTTGATGCAAAGAGAATATTGGAAAAAAATGGTAAGATTATCTTTTTACCTTCAAAATTAATTCTCTCAGCTGATGAATTGCCTCATTCTTGGGATGTAACATCAGATACAATAGCGTTGTATGTGGCAAAGTTCTTAAACATGGAGGAAATAATAGTTGCGACTGATGTTGATGGAGTATATGATAAATATCCTGGAGGGAAATTATTAAATACTATAAGTGCAAAAGACATTAGAGGCTTTACATCTGTTGATAAACACTTACCCCAACTACTTATAAAATATAAAATGAATTGTTATGTGGTAAATGGGAAATATCCTGAGAGAATAATCAATTTACTAAATGGAAAAATGGATATATGCACAAAAATAACATGGTTTTAA
- a CDS encoding 50S ribosomal protein L14, with the protein MKGHGSKVTRALPNGARLVCADNTGARELEIIAVKNYKGVARRLPSAGVGDMVFVSVKKGTPEMRKQVFPAIIIRQKKEIRRPDGTRVKFEDNAAVIVTPDGNPKGSEIKGPVAKEAAERWPGISRLARIIL; encoded by the coding sequence ATGAAAGGTCATGGTTCAAAAGTCACAAGAGCATTACCAAATGGTGCGAGATTGGTTTGTGCTGACAACACGGGAGCAAGAGAATTGGAAATCATCGCAGTTAAAAACTACAAAGGGGTCGCAAGAAGATTGCCTTCAGCTGGAGTAGGAGATATGGTTTTCGTCTCAGTTAAAAAAGGAACCCCAGAAATGAGAAAACAAGTTTTCCCTGCTATAATTATTAGACAAAAGAAAGAAATTAGAAGACCTGATGGAACAAGAGTTAAATTTGAGGACAACGCTGCTGTTATTGTAACACCTGACGGAAACCCAAAAGGTTCAGAGATTAAGGGACCTGTTGCAAAAGAAGCTGCAGAAAGATGGCCAGGTATCTCAAGATTGGCAAGAATCATCTTATAA
- a CDS encoding 50S ribosomal protein L5 → MSYQELWKNNPMLKPRIEKVVVNFGVGEAGDRLTKGAKVMEEITGQKPIRTLAKQTNPAFGIRKKLPIGLKVTLRGKKAEEFLKNAFIAFKAEGKKLYESSFDEYGNFSFGIHEHIDFPGQKYDPMIGIYGMDVCVTLERPGYRVKRRKVKRARIPKRHRVTKEEAIEFIEKHFGVEVVRGE, encoded by the coding sequence ATGTCATACCAAGAACTTTGGAAAAACAACCCAATGTTAAAACCAAGAATTGAAAAAGTCGTGGTTAACTTCGGTGTTGGGGAAGCTGGAGATAGGTTAACAAAGGGAGCTAAAGTTATGGAAGAAATCACAGGGCAAAAGCCAATAAGAACATTGGCAAAGCAAACAAACCCAGCATTTGGAATTAGAAAAAAATTACCAATTGGATTAAAAGTTACATTAAGAGGAAAGAAAGCAGAAGAATTCTTAAAAAACGCATTCATTGCATTTAAAGCAGAAGGTAAAAAATTATATGAAAGTTCATTTGACGAATATGGAAACTTCTCATTCGGTATTCATGAGCATATAGACTTCCCTGGACAAAAATATGACCCAATGATTGGAATTTATGGGATGGACGTTTGTGTTACCTTAGAAAGACCAGGATACAGAGTTAAGAGGAGAAAAGTAAAAAGAGCACGCATTCCTAAAAGACATAGAGTTACAAAAGAGGAAGCAATTGAATTCATTGAGAAACACTTTGGTGTAGAAGTTGTAAGAGGAGAATAA
- a CDS encoding 30S ribosomal protein S17: MRNIGIPVNAPKKECNDKNCPFHGTLSVRGQMFEGVVVSDKAHKTVVIKREIVKYLKKYERYEKRTSKLVAHNPECINAKVGDIVRVMECRPISKTKSFVVIEKLGHVKEVKGEE, encoded by the coding sequence ATGAGGAACATTGGAATTCCAGTAAATGCTCCTAAAAAAGAGTGCAATGACAAAAACTGTCCTTTCCATGGGACATTATCTGTAAGAGGACAAATGTTTGAAGGAGTCGTAGTTAGCGACAAAGCACACAAAACAGTTGTTATTAAAAGAGAAATTGTAAAATACTTGAAGAAATATGAAAGATATGAAAAAAGAACATCAAAATTAGTTGCTCACAACCCAGAATGTATAAACGCTAAAGTTGGAGATATCGTTAGAGTCATGGAATGCAGACCAATAAGTAAAACAAAATCATTCGTTGTTATTGAAAAACTCGGACATGTAAAGGAAGTAAAAGGAGAAGAATAA
- a CDS encoding 50S ribosomal protein L22 produces MAKLNYKIETDPKKTARAMGRALKISRKHAVEICRELNGMKLDDAIQYLKDVIALKRFVPFKRHCKDVPHRKGKFGWHAGRYPVKASREILKVLENAKKNAEYKGLNVEKLRIKHISSNKGPTIKRYMPRAFGRASPKFQETVHIQVILEEYH; encoded by the coding sequence ATGGCAAAATTGAACTACAAAATAGAGACAGACCCTAAGAAAACAGCAAGAGCAATGGGTAGAGCATTAAAAATCTCAAGAAAACATGCAGTAGAAATCTGTAGAGAGTTAAATGGTATGAAGTTAGATGATGCTATCCAGTATTTAAAAGATGTTATTGCATTGAAAAGATTTGTTCCATTCAAAAGACACTGCAAAGATGTTCCACACAGAAAAGGTAAATTTGGATGGCACGCTGGTAGATATCCAGTAAAAGCATCAAGAGAAATCTTAAAAGTTTTAGAAAATGCTAAGAAAAACGCAGAATACAAAGGATTAAATGTTGAAAAATTAAGAATCAAGCACATCTCATCAAACAAAGGTCCAACAATCAAAAGATACATGCCAAGAGCATTTGGTAGAGCATCGCCTAAGTTCCAAGAGACAGTTCACATACAAGTTATATTAGAAGAATACCACTAG
- the rplX gene encoding 50S ribosomal protein L24 has protein sequence MALTKSKQPRKQRKALFNAPLHLRNKVMSAMLSKELKEKLGKNSLPIRKGDVVKIMRGDFKGHQGEVVKVDYKRYRIYVEGAVNYRQDGKESLYPIHPSNVMIVKLYEGDEKRFKQIKKE, from the coding sequence GTGGCTTTAACCAAGTCAAAACAACCAAGGAAACAAAGAAAAGCCCTATTTAACGCACCATTGCATTTAAGAAACAAAGTCATGTCTGCAATGTTATCAAAAGAATTGAAAGAAAAATTAGGTAAAAACTCCCTCCCAATTAGAAAAGGAGATGTCGTTAAAATCATGAGAGGGGACTTTAAAGGACACCAAGGAGAAGTTGTCAAAGTAGATTACAAGAGATATAGAATTTACGTTGAAGGTGCTGTAAACTACAGGCAAGACGGAAAAGAAAGTCTATACCCAATCCACCCATCAAATGTAATGATTGTCAAATTGTATGAAGGAGACGAAAAGAGATTCAAACAAATAAAAAAGGAATAA
- the rnp1 gene encoding ribonuclease P protein component 1 produces the protein MITPYNILRHELIGLEVEIVKSRNPSMIGIKGRVVDESRNTLVIEKENGKEVVIPKDIAVFRFKLPTCRVDVDGRLLIGRPEDRLKRKIKELYPY, from the coding sequence ATGATAACTCCATATAATATTTTAAGACATGAACTTATAGGACTGGAAGTGGAGATAGTAAAGTCCAGAAACCCATCAATGATTGGCATAAAAGGCAGAGTCGTAGATGAGAGCAGAAATACCTTAGTGATTGAAAAAGAGAATGGCAAAGAAGTAGTAATTCCAAAGGACATTGCAGTGTTCAGATTCAAACTACCAACATGCAGAGTGGACGTTGATGGGAGATTGTTGATCGGTAGGCCAGAGGACAGATTAAAGAGGAAGATAAAGGAGCTCTACCCATACTAA
- a CDS encoding 30S ribosomal protein S3, producing MIERVFVEESIKEMLIDEYFKKTLAKAGYSHMEIRKTPIGTKITIYAEKPGFVIGRKGKRVKELTETLEKTYKVNKPQIEVKPIEDPNLDPEVVAQKIATSLERGMHFRRVAHAAVRRVMNAGAKGVVVIISGKLTGERARTEKFMAGYMKHCGDPSETLVRKAFKLAKLKLGVIGVTVKIMPPDIVLPDEVIIKDDGEIKEVSEEVVE from the coding sequence ATGATTGAGAGGGTATTTGTAGAGGAGAGTATTAAGGAAATGTTAATTGATGAGTATTTCAAGAAGACATTGGCAAAGGCAGGATACAGCCACATGGAGATTAGGAAGACACCAATTGGAACAAAAATAACAATATATGCTGAAAAACCAGGTTTTGTTATTGGTAGAAAAGGAAAAAGGGTAAAAGAGTTAACAGAAACTCTTGAAAAAACATACAAAGTAAACAAACCACAAATTGAAGTTAAACCAATTGAAGATCCAAACTTAGATCCAGAAGTCGTAGCACAAAAAATTGCAACCTCATTGGAAAGAGGAATGCACTTCAGAAGAGTTGCTCACGCAGCAGTAAGAAGAGTTATGAACGCAGGGGCAAAAGGAGTTGTTGTAATTATCTCTGGAAAATTGACTGGGGAAAGAGCAAGAACAGAAAAATTCATGGCTGGATACATGAAACACTGTGGAGATCCATCAGAAACACTTGTCAGAAAAGCATTTAAACTTGCTAAATTGAAGTTGGGAGTCATTGGTGTAACTGTAAAAATCATGCCTCCAGACATCGTATTGCCAGATGAAGTTATAATCAAAGATGATGGAGAAATTAAAGAAGTTTCTGAAGAGGTTGTAGAATAA